The Corynebacterium sp. SCR221107 genome includes the window ACACGCAGACCTTACGGCCTTCGATGGTGCCGTAGCCGGTGACAACACCGTCGGTGACCGGGCGCTTTGCGTCCAGGCCGAAGTTCTTAGAGCGGTGACGGGCAAGGGCATCAACCTCGACGAAGGAACCCTCGTCCAACAGGTATTCGATGCGCTCGCGCGCGGTCTTCTTATTAGCAGCATGAACCCTTTCCACGGCGGCCGGGCCCATAGGAGCCTTAGTCTCGGCCAGGCGTGCACGAAGGTCAGCGAGCTTTCCAGCAGTGGTGGTGAGATCAGGTGCCTGCGCACCTGCGTCAGTGATCGTTGCGGCAGTCATGACTCATAAGTGTAGGGGCTAACTCACAATCTTGTGAACTGTTTGACAATTTAGAGATATTTGTAGCGAAAATCTTTGACTACGGGGGTAGGTGAGATTTCTCCACACCCTTTTTACCAGTGTGTATAGAATTGCCGGGGGTGGTCTGCAAGCAAAAAACGCGGTACTTGAATAAGGGAAGAGAGGGGGTAACCGGTGATCGCCCATCGTGGCAGTATGTGCTTGCCGACGGCCACCTGGTCGGCGCTGCGGTGGCGTGCAGCCCAGCGGTGGACAAGGAGCTTGCCTCCAGCTTTTGCAAAGTGTGGCTGCGTGCTGGCCGATCCTTCGGTGGTGTCCTCCGTATTTTCAAATATAAGGGTAGAAAGAATCTGGCGCGCGCATCGGTGAAGCCATTGGTGGCCGGGCAAAGAATTCGGCCGGCAGCATCGTTGTGCGGTCAATAGCTTGCCCGAGCGCTGGTGTAAAAGGGTCAATCGGGGGGGATGACAAAAGCTCGCACCCAGTTCACCAGGTACGAGCCGTGTCGTGCGTTGTCTTTAGAGTGGGATGTTTCCGTGTTTGCGGGCAGGCCGGTTGACGTGCTTGTTGCGGAGCAGGCGCAGGTTGCGTGAGATCTGACCACGGGTCTCGGAGGGCAGGATGACAGCGTCGATGAGTCCACGCTCAGCGGCGAGGTACGGGTTGAGCATATGGTCTTCGTACTCACGCTCGAAGCTTCTGGCCAACTCGACAAGGTCATCGTGGCTCATGCCGCGCTCGCGGGCTGCGCGAAGATCCTTGCGGTGCAAGAATCCCACGGCGCCGGCTGCTCCCATGACCGCGATCTGGGCGGTCGGCCACGCCAGATTGACATCGGCGCCAAGCCCTTTGGAACCCATGACGCAGTAGGCGCCACCGTAGGCCTTGCGCATTGTCACCGTGATCTTGGGAACAGTGGCTTCGCCGTAGGCGTAGAGCAGCTTCGCGCCGCGGCGCAGGATACCGCCATATTCCTGACCGGCGCCGGGAAGGAACCCGGGGACGTCGACAAGCAAGACGATGGGGATGTTGAAGGCATCGCAGGTGCGAATGAAGCGGGCGGCCTTTTCGGAGGCGTCGATGTCGAGGCAACCGGCGAGCTGGGTGGGCTGGTTGGCTACGAAGCCGATGGACTGTCCCTCGATGCGACCGAAGGCGATGACCACGTTTTCGGCGCGTTCGGCCTGAATTTCTAGGAACTCGCCGTCGTCGGTAAGCGACTCAATGACCTCGCGAACATCGTAGGGGACTGTGGGGGAGTCCGGGATAAGGGAGTCGAGCTTGAGGTCGTCGGCGGTGAGGTTGGCCTCGATGCCGCCCTCCTCCACGTCGAAATCTGTTGCCGGTGCGTAGCTGCGGTTGTTGGAGGGCAGGAAACTCACGAGGTCGGCAACGAAGTCGAGGGCGTCCTCGTCCGAGGAGGCGGTGTAGTGGGAGTTGCCGGCGGTTGCCATATGAACCCCCGCGCCGCCGAGTTCTTCCTGGGTGATGTCCTCGCCGGTGACGGTCTTGATCACATCCGGGCCGGTGACGAACATCTTGGAGGTCTTGTCCACCATGACGACGAAGTCGGTCAGCGCCGGGGAGTAGGCGTTGCCGCCCGCGCAGGCGCCCATGATCACCGAGATCTGCGGGACCACCCCGGAGGCGTTGATGTTGTGGTAGAAGGTCTGGGCGATGAGGTCAAGGGAGACGGCTCCGTCTTGGATGCGCGCGCCCGCGCCCTCATACAGTCCGATCAGTGGGCGGCCGGTGGTGACGGCCAGCTCCATGATCTTGCACATCTTCTCGCCGTAGACTTCGCCGAGGGCGCCGCCGAAGACCGTGCCGTCCTGGGAGAAGATACAGACCTCGCGGCCGTCGATGGTGCCCCAGCCGGTGATGATGCCGTCGGTGGCGGGGCGCTTGGCCTGCATGCCGAAGGCGTGGGTGCGGTGGCGGGCGAACTGGTCGGTTTCGATGAACGATCCTTCGTCGAGAAGGTAGTCCAATCGGTCGCGAGCGGTGAGCCGTCCTGCCTCGTGAACCTTCTTCAACGGCGTGCGGC containing:
- a CDS encoding acyl-CoA carboxylase subunit beta; this encodes MTISSPLIDVASLPDVNTTAGKIADLKARRAEATYPLGRTPLKKVHEAGRLTARDRLDYLLDEGSFIETDQFARHRTHAFGMQAKRPATDGIITGWGTIDGREVCIFSQDGTVFGGALGEVYGEKMCKIMELAVTTGRPLIGLYEGAGARIQDGAVSLDLIAQTFYHNINASGVVPQISVIMGACAGGNAYSPALTDFVVMVDKTSKMFVTGPDVIKTVTGEDITQEELGGAGVHMATAGNSHYTASSDEDALDFVADLVSFLPSNNRSYAPATDFDVEEGGIEANLTADDLKLDSLIPDSPTVPYDVREVIESLTDDGEFLEIQAERAENVVIAFGRIEGQSIGFVANQPTQLAGCLDIDASEKAARFIRTCDAFNIPIVLLVDVPGFLPGAGQEYGGILRRGAKLLYAYGEATVPKITVTMRKAYGGAYCVMGSKGLGADVNLAWPTAQIAVMGAAGAVGFLHRKDLRAARERGMSHDDLVELARSFEREYEDHMLNPYLAAERGLIDAVILPSETRGQISRNLRLLRNKHVNRPARKHGNIPL